A portion of the Phocoena sinus isolate mPhoSin1 chromosome 9, mPhoSin1.pri, whole genome shotgun sequence genome contains these proteins:
- the SYPL1 gene encoding synaptophysin-like protein 1, with amino-acid sequence MSSFQLNLNPLKEPLGFIKVLEWIASIFAFATCGGFKGKTEIQVACQTSKPDNKTITATFGYPFRLNEASFQTPQGVNVCDVDWKSHVLIGDYSSAAQFYVTFAVFVFLYCIAALLLYVGYTNLYRDSRKLPMIDFVVTLVATFLWLVSTSAWAKALTDIKTATGHNIVQELLPCNQQGVICHFGSVTSMGSLNVSVIFGFLNMILWGGNAWFVYKETSLHSPSNTSTSHSQGGIPPPTGI; translated from the exons ATGTCCTCCTTCCAGCTCAACCTCAACCCGCTCAAGGAGCCGCTCGGCTTCATCAAGGTCCTCGAGTGG ATTGCTTCTATCTTTGCTTTTGCCACCTGTGGAGGTTTTAAGGGCAAAACAGAAATTCAAGTGGCTTGTCAAACTAGTAAACCTGACAATAAAACGATTACAGCTACTTTTGGTTATCCATTCAG gttgaATGAAGCATCATTTCAGACACCTCAAGGTGTAAATGTGTGTGATGTAGATTGGAAAAGTCATGTCCTTATTGGAGATTACTCTTCTGCTGCACAATTCTATGTTACTTTTGCAGTCTTTGTCTTCCTGTACTGCATTGCTGCTCTTCTGCTCTATGTTGGTTACACGAACCTATATCGtgatagtcgaaaacttcccatGATT gaCTTTGTTGTTACTCTTGTTGCCACTTTTTTGTGGTTGGTGAGCACTTCAGCCTGGGCTAAAGCTCTTACAGATATTAAAACAGCTACCGGTCACAATATTGTCCAGGAACTTCTGCCTTGTAATCAACAAGGAGTGATATGTCATTTTGGCTCTGTGACTAGTATGGGATCCCTAAATGTATCGGTG atCTTTGGCTTTCTGAATATGATACTTTGGGGAGGAAATGCATGGTTTGTGTACAAGGAGACCAGCTTACACAGTCCCTCAAATACTTCTACTTCCCATAGCCAAGGAGGTATTCCTCCTCCAACTGGAATATAA